AACTGCGCGCCGATGGCAGCCATATCGGCAAGGACGAACGCTACGCACGTACCGACGAATACTTGAGCGTGGTGCGCCAGGAATGGACCAGCGAACAGCCCTTCGACTTCAGCGGCACCTACTATCAGGTCGAAGGCGCGCACTCGACGGTGAAATCGCCACAGCAGCCGCATATCCCGCTGTACTTCGGCGGTTCTTCAGCGGCCGCGATTGCGGTGGCCGGCAAGCATGCCGACGTGTATGCGCTGTGGGGTGAAACCTACGAGCAGGTGCGCGAAGTGGTGACCCAGGTGCGTGCAGAAGCGGCCAAGCACGGGCGCACGATTCGCTTCAGCTTGTCGTTGCGGCCGATCCTTGCGCAAACCGAGGAATTGGCCTGGGCGCGTGCCGAAACGATCTTGCAACAGGCGACGGCACTGGCCGAAAAGCACGGTTTTGTGCGCCGCGAACCACCCAACGAAGGCTCGCGCCGCTTGCTGGCAGCCGCAGCGCAGGGCTCGCGGTTGGACAAGCGCCTATGGACCGGGATTGCCGGGTTGCTGGGCGCGCAGGGCAATTCCACCTCATTGGTCGGCACCGCCGAACAAGTCGCGGAGGCGTTGCTCGATTACTACGACCTAGGTATCACCACCTTCCTGATACGCGGGTTCGACCCGCTCAATGATGCGATCGACTACGGCAAGCAGCTGATCCCACTGACCCGCCAGCTGGTCGCCGAGCGTGAACAGGCCAAACAGGTCGCCTGATTAAAGAACACCACACAACCCATGTGGGAGCGGGCTTGCTCGCGAATGCGGTGGATCAGTCAATATTTGCGTTGACTGGCACGCCGCATTCGCGAGCAAGCCCGCTCCCACATTTTTGATCTTCAGTGGTTTCAAGTTCAGTTTTTGTAATCGCTATCCGTGCGCTCCAACTGCCGAATCAACGCATTCCAATGGCGCAC
The window above is part of the Pseudomonas sp. KBS0710 genome. Proteins encoded here:
- a CDS encoding LLM class flavin-dependent oxidoreductase — encoded protein: MSIEFIGYIGGHHASEIHPRSGPTLQPDYVETVARAHEEAGFDRALVAFHSNSPDSTLIAAHAASVTQKLQFLIAHRPGFAQPTLAARQFATLDVFNGGRTAVHIITGGDERELRADGSHIGKDERYARTDEYLSVVRQEWTSEQPFDFSGTYYQVEGAHSTVKSPQQPHIPLYFGGSSAAAIAVAGKHADVYALWGETYEQVREVVTQVRAEAAKHGRTIRFSLSLRPILAQTEELAWARAETILQQATALAEKHGFVRREPPNEGSRRLLAAAAQGSRLDKRLWTGIAGLLGAQGNSTSLVGTAEQVAEALLDYYDLGITTFLIRGFDPLNDAIDYGKQLIPLTRQLVAEREQAKQVA